The Paracholeplasma brassicae genome includes the window CTCTAGTAGCTATGATCATCATATCTGCTTCTAGAAGTATTTCAATGGGTGGGATACTCTATATTTCCATTCGATATATGACTGAAATAACCAGCTCGAAAAATCTGACGTTAGGAATTTTGCTGTATTCCTCGTTTCGAAGTTTATTAACAGCAATCATCACAGTAGTTGGTGGCTATGTAACTGACTTTTACGGCTATCAGTCGTTTTACGTAATTGTTGGTATTATTGCCTTAATCGGCCTTGGATTTATCAATTACAAGGAAAGCCAAAAACCACTAGAAATGTGATATAATATTATAGGATGTGATACTATGTTAAATATTGGTGATATCAATCAATTAGATGTCAAAAGAAAAACCGACATCGGTTATATGTTAACCGACGGTAAAGAAGATGTGTTTCTACACTTTAATGAAACAAATCATAAAGAATTAAAAGACGGAGAAACCGTCGATGCTTTTTTGTATTTCGATAATAAAGCAAGACTTGCAGCAACGCTGTCTACGCCTGTTATTACAGTCAAACAAAAAGGGTTTGTGATGGTAAAAGAAATCAATCATGACCTCGGTGTGTTTGTTGATAACGGGATATCAAAAGATATGCTTGTTTCCAAAGATTTCCTTCCTTATGATTTTGATAAATGGCCAGTAAAAGGCGATATGCTTTACTGTATTTTAAGACACAAAAACCGTTTGACGGCAAAACCGTTAAACAAATATGATGTTGACGTCAATACCGAAGAAAAACTAAGTGCAACCGATCGAATTGACGCTTATGTCATTCACGTGGGTAACGAAGGGTATAACCTGCTTTCTGTCCGCAATCACTTAATCTTTGTTCATCAAACCCAAGTTAGAGAAGCACTACGTATGGGCCAAAAGGTGAATGTTCGTATTCAAAGGGTAAATCCATTTGACTACAACGGATCTTTAATTGAAACCAAAGAAAAAGTCATGGATCAAGACGCAGAAGTGATTTTTAAATACATCAAAGCAAATAAAAAGATACGTTTCAATAGCGATTCCGATCCAAAGGAAATCTTAGAAACGTTTGGTATGTCAAAAAAAGCATTTAAACGTGCACTTGGCAGACTATACAGTGAAAGAAAAATTATGTTTGAAGGTGACTACACGGTGTTAGTCGAAGGTGACGAGTAATGAAACAAAAATTAGTTGAGACAATTACATCAAGAGACGTTGACTTTGCTCAGTGGTATACGGATCTATGTTTAAAAGCTGAACTCATGGACTATTCCGATGCCAAAGGGTTTATTATTTACCGTCCTTATGGTTATGCAATTTGGGAAAACATCCAATCCTTCTTAGACACGAGATTCAAAGAAACTGGACATGAGAACGTCTACATGCCAATGGTCATCTCTGAATCACTCTTTCAAAAAGAAAAAGACCACGTGGATGGTTTCGCACCTGAAACGGCATTCATGACGACAAAAAATCAAGACGAACAAGAAGAAAAACTAATCATTAGACCAACCTCAGAAGTGTTGTTTTGTCAACACTACGCTAAAATAGTCAGTTCCTATCGAGATCTACCAAAGAAATACAATCAATGGTGTTCCGTGGTCCGTTGGGAAAAAACAACCAGACCATTTTTAAGAGGAAAGGAATTCCTATGGCAAGAAGGCCATACCATTCATAGAACCGAAGAAGAAGCCAAAAAAGAAACACTTGACATGCTTCAAATCTATGAAAACCTAGGAAAGGATTTACTCGCGATTCCATTTGTAACTGGAAGAAAGACCGAGAAAGAAAAATTTGCAGGCGCAGAAGAAACCTACGCCATCGAAGCATTAATGCACGATGGAAAGGCACTTCAATCAGGAACGTCACATTACTTTGGGCAAGGATTCGCTCAAGCATTTGACATTAAGTTCCAAGATCAAGACTCGAAAATCAAACACGTCTATCAAACCTCATGGGGAGTGTCGACACGTTTGATTGGTGCGGTAATTATGGTGCACGGGGACGATGAAGGGTTAGTATTACCACCTTACGTTGCTCCAACACAAATCATCATTATTCCAATCCAATCAAATAAAGAAGTGGTACAAACAGCTACCAATCAAGTCTATGAAGACTTGAAGAAAGCTGGATTTAGAGTAAAAGTTGATGATTCGAATAAATCACCAGGATGGAAGTTTTCTGAATATGAAATGAAGGGTGTTCCAGTCAGAGTTGAAATCGGTCCAAGAGACTTAGAAAACAACTGCGTGACCATCACCACAAGACATGACAGAAACAAAGTCCAAATAAAGATTGATGAATTGGTAGAGAAAATGCCAAATGTCCTTAAAGACATGCATGAGACGCTCTATCAAAATGCATTAAAACATGTAGAAAATAATACGTATGTGGCAAACACATACGAGGAATTTAAAACATTAATCGAAAAAGGTGGCTATATCAAGATGAGTATTTCAGGCGAAGAAGCTGAATTAATCATCAAACAAGATACAGCAGCTACCGCAAGAGTGATCTTAATCGATGAACCATTAATCACAACCGTGTGTCCTGTTACAAATAAACAAGCAACTCAAACTGTTTTATTTGCAAGGGCCTATTAATCATAGACCCTTGTTTTATTTTTTTAGAAGAAGAAGGTGAAATCAATGCATACATCCGTCATAAAAAACACAATTGAACTTGACAAAAAAGCGAGAAACAGAGTGTTAGAACTAAAAGAAGAAAAAGCAAACATTGACGAACGAATTAAATCGGATCAAAAAGAATTATTAAAACAAATGAAGCTTGAAGTCGATCAAGCCGTCTTAGAAGCCAGATCGAAATACGAAGCTCAGCTTTACACAAGACAAAGTACCGAAAGCCTTCAATTTAAACAAGTGCTTGATGAGAT containing:
- a CDS encoding S1-like domain-containing RNA-binding protein, which codes for MLNIGDINQLDVKRKTDIGYMLTDGKEDVFLHFNETNHKELKDGETVDAFLYFDNKARLAATLSTPVITVKQKGFVMVKEINHDLGVFVDNGISKDMLVSKDFLPYDFDKWPVKGDMLYCILRHKNRLTAKPLNKYDVDVNTEEKLSATDRIDAYVIHVGNEGYNLLSVRNHLIFVHQTQVREALRMGQKVNVRIQRVNPFDYNGSLIETKEKVMDQDAEVIFKYIKANKKIRFNSDSDPKEILETFGMSKKAFKRALGRLYSERKIMFEGDYTVLVEGDE
- the proS gene encoding proline--tRNA ligase, coding for MKQKLVETITSRDVDFAQWYTDLCLKAELMDYSDAKGFIIYRPYGYAIWENIQSFLDTRFKETGHENVYMPMVISESLFQKEKDHVDGFAPETAFMTTKNQDEQEEKLIIRPTSEVLFCQHYAKIVSSYRDLPKKYNQWCSVVRWEKTTRPFLRGKEFLWQEGHTIHRTEEEAKKETLDMLQIYENLGKDLLAIPFVTGRKTEKEKFAGAEETYAIEALMHDGKALQSGTSHYFGQGFAQAFDIKFQDQDSKIKHVYQTSWGVSTRLIGAVIMVHGDDEGLVLPPYVAPTQIIIIPIQSNKEVVQTATNQVYEDLKKAGFRVKVDDSNKSPGWKFSEYEMKGVPVRVEIGPRDLENNCVTITTRHDRNKVQIKIDELVEKMPNVLKDMHETLYQNALKHVENNTYVANTYEEFKTLIEKGGYIKMSISGEEAELIIKQDTAATARVILIDEPLITTVCPVTNKQATQTVLFARAY